In one window of Streptomyces sp. FXJ1.172 DNA:
- a CDS encoding TetR/AcrR family transcriptional regulator: MTATPFPVGEIVAARRPRRKDAARNYDALLVAAREAFAEHGSDASLEDVARRAGVGIGTLYRNFPTRRDLFESVYADEVNALCEAAVDVADREPWEALTAWLDRFAGYMVTKRAVREALNDESEIFQSCRDSMYSAGGPLLERAQRAGVARADMDFADLLRMVAGITATTFDDDAQRDRVLAIALDGVRTGR; the protein is encoded by the coding sequence GTGACGGCCACGCCCTTCCCCGTCGGCGAGATCGTGGCGGCCCGCCGGCCGCGCCGCAAGGACGCCGCCCGCAACTACGACGCCCTGCTCGTCGCCGCCCGCGAGGCGTTCGCCGAGCACGGCTCGGACGCCTCGCTGGAGGACGTCGCGCGCCGCGCGGGCGTCGGCATCGGCACGCTGTACCGGAACTTCCCCACCCGCCGCGACCTCTTCGAGAGCGTCTACGCGGACGAGGTGAACGCCCTGTGCGAGGCGGCGGTGGACGTCGCGGACCGGGAGCCGTGGGAGGCGCTCACGGCCTGGCTGGACCGGTTCGCCGGGTACATGGTCACCAAGCGCGCGGTGCGCGAGGCGCTCAACGACGAGTCGGAGATCTTCCAGTCCTGCCGCGATTCGATGTACTCCGCCGGGGGCCCGCTGCTGGAGCGCGCGCAGCGGGCGGGCGTGGCGCGGGCGGACATGGACTTCGCCGATCTGCTGCGGATGGTCGCCGGGATCACCGCCACCACGTTCGACGACGACGCCCAGCGCGACCGGGTCCTGGCGATCGCCCTGGACGGGGTCCGCACCGGGCGCTGA
- a CDS encoding cupin domain-containing protein — translation MTHSFALHIPDADLESDPLDPAQIVAGNPEVTAKVLWESPDGRQIRGIWQITPGVVTDTEADELFVVISGSATIEVEGGPTLTVGPGDMGVLRAGDRTTWTVHETLRKAYAISL, via the coding sequence ATGACGCACAGCTTCGCGCTCCACATCCCGGACGCCGACCTCGAATCCGATCCCCTCGACCCCGCGCAGATCGTCGCCGGGAACCCGGAGGTCACCGCAAAGGTGCTCTGGGAGTCGCCGGACGGCAGGCAGATCCGCGGGATCTGGCAGATCACCCCGGGCGTGGTGACCGACACGGAGGCCGACGAACTGTTCGTGGTGATCAGCGGGTCGGCGACGATCGAGGTCGAGGGCGGGCCCACGCTGACAGTGGGCCCGGGCGACATGGGGGTGCTGCGCGCGGGCGACCGTACGACGTGGACGGTGCACGAGACGCTGCGCAAGGCGTACGCGATCAGTCTCTGA
- a CDS encoding poly-gamma-glutamate hydrolase family protein has translation MGHTEHVEIEGVPLLATLEPGGGVGLLALHAGTEGGTAQLAEAVARRCGATSLVFTQPGTSEPVHIPSPRMAVDHCALLREFRSRVSLTVSLHGHMRRQARHTLFLGGANRAASLVLARELDVLAPRFRIVTDLEEIPAGLRGLHPRNPVNLTRLAGVQVELPLTARTTGRTDVPPRPVVEAFVAGVGRLARSLRD, from the coding sequence ATGGGGCACACCGAACACGTGGAGATCGAGGGCGTCCCCCTGCTCGCGACGCTCGAACCGGGCGGCGGCGTCGGGTTGCTCGCGTTGCACGCCGGCACCGAGGGGGGCACGGCCCAGCTCGCCGAGGCGGTCGCGCGGCGCTGCGGTGCCACCAGCCTCGTCTTCACCCAGCCGGGGACCTCTGAGCCCGTGCACATCCCGTCCCCGCGCATGGCCGTCGACCACTGCGCGCTGCTGCGCGAGTTCCGCTCCCGCGTGTCACTCACGGTCTCCCTGCACGGGCACATGCGGCGCCAGGCCCGGCACACCCTCTTCCTCGGTGGCGCCAACCGCGCGGCGTCGCTCGTCCTGGCACGGGAACTGGACGTCCTCGCGCCGCGGTTCCGGATCGTGACGGACCTGGAGGAGATCCCGGCCGGCCTGCGCGGACTGCATCCCAGGAACCCGGTCAACCTGACCCGGCTGGCGGGAGTCCAGGTGGAACTGCCGCTCACGGCCCGCACCACGGGCCGCACGGATGTCCCGCCGCGGCCCGTGGTCGAGGCGTTCGTCGCCGGAGTGGGCCGGCTCGCCCGGTCGCTCAGAGACTGA
- a CDS encoding LacI family DNA-binding transcriptional regulator → MGHPFPIREIARQAGLSEATVDRVLNGRGGVRESTAQEVHRAIADLDRQRTQVRLVGRTFMVDIVVQAPERFSTAVRSALEAELPSLHPAVVRSRFHFRETGPAAELVATLDRIARRGSQGVILKAPDVPEVTAAVGRLTAAGIPVVTLVTDLPASGRLGYVGSDNRAAGATAAYLMGQWLGDRPGNVLTSLSSGFFRNEEEREMGFRSVMRARCPERTLLEIAEGQGLDATQYDLVRAALERDPDIRAVYSIGGGNNATLRAFADLGRDCAVFIAHDLDHENSRLLREHRLSAVLHHDLRHDMREACRLVMRAHGALPPAGPVLPYAIQVVTPYNMPARPGE, encoded by the coding sequence ATGGGCCATCCGTTCCCGATCCGGGAAATCGCACGTCAGGCGGGTCTCAGCGAGGCGACCGTGGACCGCGTGCTGAACGGCAGGGGAGGGGTGCGGGAGAGCACCGCGCAGGAGGTGCACCGGGCCATCGCCGACCTGGACCGGCAGCGCACCCAGGTCCGGCTGGTCGGCCGTACCTTCATGGTCGACATCGTGGTGCAGGCGCCCGAGCGGTTCTCGACCGCCGTCCGCTCCGCCCTGGAGGCCGAACTGCCGTCCCTGCACCCGGCGGTGGTCCGCTCCCGCTTCCACTTCCGCGAGACCGGCCCGGCCGCCGAGCTGGTGGCGACGCTGGACCGGATCGCCCGGCGCGGCTCGCAGGGCGTGATCCTCAAGGCGCCGGACGTCCCGGAGGTCACCGCGGCCGTGGGCCGGCTCACCGCGGCCGGCATCCCCGTCGTCACCCTGGTCACCGACCTGCCCGCCAGCGGCCGGCTCGGCTACGTCGGCAGCGACAACCGGGCCGCGGGCGCCACCGCCGCCTACCTGATGGGCCAGTGGCTCGGTGACCGGCCCGGCAATGTCCTCACCAGCCTCAGCAGCGGCTTCTTCCGCAACGAGGAGGAGCGCGAGATGGGCTTTCGCAGCGTGATGCGGGCCCGGTGCCCGGAGCGGACGCTCCTGGAGATCGCCGAAGGACAGGGCCTGGACGCCACGCAGTACGACCTCGTCCGCGCCGCCCTGGAACGCGACCCGGACATCCGCGCGGTGTACTCCATCGGGGGCGGCAACAACGCCACCCTGCGGGCCTTCGCCGACCTCGGCCGTGACTGCGCGGTGTTCATCGCCCACGACCTCGACCACGAGAACTCCCGCCTGCTGCGCGAACACCGGCTCTCCGCCGTGCTCCACCACGATCTGCGGCACGACATGCGCGAGGCCTGCCGTCTGGTGATGCGCGCCCACGGCGCGCTGCCCCCGGCCGGGCCCGTGCTGCCGTACGCGATCCAGGTCGTCACGCCGTACAACATGCCCGCGCGGCCGGGCGAGTGA
- a CDS encoding phytanoyl-CoA dioxygenase family protein yields the protein MSVASAPGRTWLSEQDCDLDAFRALTGRTTRLADYPHAASVRDGVLLYDAGQLRTAGDRGPLRAELVRALADGPGIVVVQGAFADPAVVDRLTAVFDALIAEQRALGAGAGDHFAKPGANDRVWNALEKAALYDPEAFADYYANDVLALVSAAWLGPGYQVTSQVNVVNPGGAGQTVHRDYHLGFLGNAAAAAYPAHVHRLSPVLTLQGAVAHCDMPVESGATLYLPYSQLYEPGYLAWRLPQFQAYFEEHHVQLPLAKGDAVFFNPALFHAAGANRTADVRRAANLLQVSSAFGRAMETVDREAVANAVFPVLLRRAADGAGEAWLENVIAASAEGYPFPANLDSDPPVDGLAPPSQADLVRRAVREGWEPERLRTRLRSGVERCES from the coding sequence ATGTCCGTCGCCTCCGCACCAGGCCGCACCTGGCTGTCCGAGCAGGACTGCGACCTCGACGCCTTCCGGGCCCTGACCGGCCGGACCACCCGCCTCGCCGACTACCCGCACGCCGCGTCCGTGCGCGACGGCGTCCTGCTCTACGACGCCGGGCAGCTGCGCACGGCCGGCGACCGCGGCCCGCTGCGGGCCGAGCTGGTGCGGGCGCTCGCCGACGGCCCCGGGATCGTCGTCGTACAGGGGGCGTTCGCGGACCCGGCGGTCGTGGACCGGCTCACCGCCGTCTTCGATGCGCTCATCGCCGAGCAGCGCGCCCTCGGCGCCGGTGCCGGCGACCACTTCGCGAAGCCGGGCGCCAACGACCGGGTGTGGAACGCGCTGGAGAAGGCTGCCCTGTACGACCCGGAGGCGTTCGCCGACTACTACGCCAATGACGTCCTGGCCCTGGTCTCAGCGGCCTGGCTGGGCCCCGGCTACCAGGTGACCTCACAGGTCAACGTGGTCAACCCGGGCGGCGCCGGCCAGACCGTGCACCGGGACTACCACCTCGGCTTTCTCGGCAACGCGGCGGCGGCCGCCTATCCCGCCCATGTGCACCGGCTCTCCCCCGTGCTCACGCTGCAGGGCGCGGTCGCCCACTGCGACATGCCCGTGGAGTCGGGCGCGACGCTCTATCTGCCGTACTCCCAGCTGTACGAGCCGGGCTATCTGGCCTGGCGACTGCCGCAGTTCCAGGCGTACTTCGAGGAGCACCACGTCCAGCTGCCGCTCGCCAAGGGCGACGCGGTCTTCTTCAACCCCGCGCTGTTCCACGCCGCCGGTGCCAACCGCACCGCGGACGTGCGCCGGGCCGCCAATCTGCTCCAGGTCTCGTCCGCGTTCGGGCGGGCCATGGAGACGGTGGACCGGGAGGCGGTGGCGAACGCGGTGTTCCCGGTGCTGTTGCGGCGCGCGGCCGACGGCGCGGGCGAGGCCTGGCTGGAGAACGTGATCGCGGCGAGCGCGGAGGGCTACCCCTTCCCGGCCAACCTCGACAGCGACCCGCCGGTCGACGGTCTGGCCCCGCCCTCGCAGGCGGACCTGGTACGGCGGGCCGTGCGCGAGGGATGGGAGCCGGAGCGGCTGCGCACCCGGCTGCGGTCGGGCGTCGAACGGTGCGAGAGCTGA
- a CDS encoding SDR family oxidoreductase — protein sequence MGLSGRLLDGKVVLVNGGSQGVGAAIARAAVREGAVVAVTGRRTEPGEALVAELASAGGKALFVRADLADAEQAGAAVAEVVDALGRIDCLVNSAGLTSRGTLLDTTPELFDQHIAINLKGPFFAMQAAVADMVSRKAPGTIVNIITSSAHGGQPFLAPYVAAKAGLAGLTRNAAHAHRWDRIRINGLNIGWSATEGEDATQRAFHGAGDDWREQAAAKLPMGKLGQPDEIADFVVFLLSDRSGVVTGSVIDWDQNVLGGLD from the coding sequence ATGGGACTTTCCGGAAGACTCCTCGACGGCAAGGTGGTGCTCGTCAACGGCGGCAGCCAGGGCGTGGGGGCCGCGATCGCGCGGGCCGCCGTCCGCGAGGGTGCCGTGGTGGCGGTCACGGGCCGGCGCACGGAACCGGGTGAGGCGCTGGTGGCCGAGCTGGCGTCGGCGGGCGGCAAGGCGCTGTTCGTGCGCGCCGATCTGGCGGACGCCGAGCAGGCCGGGGCGGCGGTCGCCGAAGTGGTGGACGCCCTGGGCCGGATCGACTGCCTGGTGAACTCGGCGGGGCTCACCTCCCGCGGCACGCTGCTGGACACGACCCCCGAGCTGTTCGACCAGCACATCGCGATCAACCTCAAGGGGCCGTTCTTCGCGATGCAGGCGGCCGTCGCCGACATGGTGTCCCGCAAGGCGCCCGGCACGATCGTCAACATCATCACGTCGTCGGCGCACGGCGGGCAGCCGTTTCTCGCGCCGTACGTCGCCGCGAAGGCGGGCCTGGCGGGCCTGACCCGGAACGCGGCGCACGCCCACCGCTGGGACCGGATCCGGATCAACGGCCTGAACATCGGCTGGAGCGCGACGGAGGGCGAGGACGCCACCCAGCGCGCCTTCCACGGCGCCGGCGACGACTGGCGGGAGCAGGCGGCGGCCAAGCTGCCGATGGGCAAGCTCGGCCAGCCGGACGAAATCGCGGACTTCGTGGTGTTCCTGCTGTCCGACCGGTCCGGGGTGGTCACCGGGTCGGTGATCGACTGGGACCAGAACGTGCTCGGCGGCCTCGACTAG
- a CDS encoding Gfo/Idh/MocA family protein, with translation MRIGILGLGRIGAFHAETLSSLDAVESLVVTDPFAEAAKAAAERFGAEVVDSPEALLAAGVDGIVVAAATDAHPDLIRAGVAAGVPVFCEKPVARTMSEGVEVLRAVRGSGVPIQIGYNRRFDAGFTAARAAVRAGELGTLHTVRSTTLDPAPPPAAYVAASGGIFRDCSVHDFDIIRWVTGREVTEVYAVGGNRGADYIRAAGDADTTGAILTLDDGTIAVVSNSRHNARGYDVRMELHGFTDSIAVGLDDKLPLRSAEPGVTFPSGTPHDFFMDRFTDAYRAELTAFTEVVTGSRPSPCTIEDALEAGWIAEACTLSLHEHRPVTIAEVRQP, from the coding sequence ATGCGTATCGGAATCCTCGGTCTCGGCCGCATCGGCGCCTTCCATGCCGAGACCCTCTCCAGCCTCGACGCCGTCGAGTCGCTCGTCGTCACCGATCCGTTCGCCGAGGCGGCCAAGGCCGCCGCCGAACGGTTCGGCGCCGAGGTCGTGGACTCGCCCGAGGCGCTGCTGGCCGCCGGCGTGGACGGCATCGTGGTGGCGGCCGCGACCGACGCCCACCCGGACCTGATCCGGGCCGGTGTCGCGGCCGGTGTCCCGGTCTTCTGCGAAAAGCCCGTCGCCAGGACGATGAGCGAGGGCGTCGAGGTGCTCAGGGCCGTCCGGGGCAGCGGCGTACCGATCCAGATCGGCTACAACCGCCGCTTCGACGCGGGCTTCACCGCCGCCCGGGCCGCCGTCCGGGCGGGCGAGCTGGGCACCCTGCACACGGTCCGCTCCACGACGCTCGACCCGGCGCCGCCGCCGGCGGCCTACGTCGCCGCGTCCGGCGGCATCTTCAGGGACTGCTCCGTGCACGACTTCGACATCATCCGGTGGGTGACGGGCCGTGAGGTCACCGAGGTGTACGCGGTCGGCGGCAACCGGGGCGCCGACTACATCAGGGCGGCGGGCGACGCCGACACCACCGGTGCGATCCTCACCCTGGACGACGGCACGATCGCGGTGGTCTCCAACTCCCGCCACAACGCCCGGGGTTACGACGTGCGCATGGAGCTGCACGGCTTCACGGACTCCATCGCCGTGGGCCTGGACGACAAGCTCCCGCTGCGCTCGGCCGAACCCGGCGTGACCTTCCCCTCCGGTACCCCGCACGACTTCTTCATGGACCGCTTCACCGACGCCTACCGCGCCGAACTGACCGCGTTCACCGAGGTCGTGACCGGCTCCCGTCCCTCGCCCTGCACGATCGAGGACGCCCTGGAGGCGGGCTGGATCGCCGAGGCCTGCACCCTGTCCCTGCACGAGCACCGGCCGGTGACGATCGCGGAGGTCCGGCAGCCCTGA
- a CDS encoding sugar phosphate isomerase/epimerase family protein: MATDTPLDRIRVGSAPDSWGVWFPDDPRQVPWERFLDEVAEAGYKWIELGPHGYLPTDPARLRDEVARRNLKVSAGTVFTGMHRGPSVWEETWAHVSEVAALTQAMGARHLVVIPSFWRDDKTAEILEPPELTAEQWAHLTKGMERLGHEVKETYGLDIVVHPHADTHIDTEDHVERFLDSTDTDLVNLCLDTGHYAYCGGDSVKLIQTYGERIGYLHLKQVDPAILADVRAKGTPFGPAVAQGVMCEPPSGVPELGPVLAAAQTLGVELFAIVEQDMYPCEPDKPLPIAVRTRRFLRSCGA, translated from the coding sequence ATGGCCACTGACACCCCGCTGGACCGCATCCGGGTCGGTTCGGCCCCCGACTCCTGGGGCGTCTGGTTCCCCGACGACCCCCGGCAGGTGCCCTGGGAACGCTTCCTCGACGAGGTCGCCGAGGCCGGCTACAAGTGGATCGAACTCGGCCCCCACGGCTACCTGCCCACCGACCCGGCACGGCTCCGGGACGAGGTGGCCAGGCGGAACCTGAAGGTCTCGGCGGGCACGGTCTTCACCGGCATGCACCGGGGCCCTTCCGTCTGGGAGGAGACCTGGGCACACGTCAGCGAGGTCGCCGCGCTCACCCAGGCCATGGGCGCGCGGCACCTGGTGGTCATCCCCTCCTTCTGGCGGGACGACAAGACCGCCGAGATCCTGGAGCCGCCGGAGCTGACCGCCGAGCAGTGGGCACACCTGACCAAGGGCATGGAGCGGCTCGGCCACGAGGTCAAGGAGACCTACGGCCTCGACATCGTGGTCCACCCGCACGCCGACACCCACATCGACACCGAGGACCATGTCGAACGCTTCCTGGACTCGACCGACACCGACCTGGTCAACCTCTGCCTGGACACCGGGCACTACGCCTACTGCGGCGGGGACAGCGTCAAGCTGATCCAGACCTACGGCGAACGCATCGGCTATCTGCACCTCAAGCAGGTGGACCCGGCGATCCTGGCCGACGTACGGGCGAAGGGGACCCCCTTCGGTCCGGCCGTGGCCCAGGGGGTGATGTGCGAACCGCCGTCCGGTGTACCCGAGCTGGGGCCGGTGCTGGCGGCGGCCCAGACGCTGGGCGTCGAGCTGTTCGCGATCGTCGAGCAGGACATGTACCCGTGCGAGCCGGACAAGCCGCTGCCGATCGCGGTCCGCACCCGCAGGTTCCTGCGCTCCTGCGGGGCCTGA
- a CDS encoding ATP-binding cassette domain-containing protein, with translation MTDNGTGTHGAVLQDAPPASDGLLVELRGAGKSYGNIRALHGVDLKVHAGEVTCVLGDNGAGKSTLIKIISGLHRHTEGEFLVDGRPVRFSSPREALDQGIAAVYQDLATVPLMPVWRNFFLGSETTKGPWPLRRLDIAGMKKTADEELRNMGIVLDDLEQPIGTLSGGQRQCVAIARAVYFGARVLILDEPTAALGVKQSGVVLKYIAAARDRGLGVIFITHNPHHAYMVGDHFSVLRLGTLELSASRSEVSLEELTNHMAGGAELAALKHELAQVRGVDTEELPEESALTAPVAPSPEGTP, from the coding sequence ATGACTGACAACGGAACCGGCACCCACGGCGCCGTCCTCCAGGACGCGCCCCCCGCCTCCGACGGCCTCCTGGTCGAGCTGCGCGGCGCGGGCAAGTCCTACGGCAACATCCGTGCGCTGCACGGGGTGGACCTGAAGGTCCATGCCGGAGAGGTGACCTGCGTGCTGGGCGACAACGGCGCCGGCAAGTCCACCCTCATCAAGATCATCTCGGGGCTGCACCGGCACACCGAGGGCGAGTTCCTCGTCGACGGCCGGCCGGTACGCTTCTCCAGCCCGCGCGAGGCCCTGGACCAGGGCATCGCGGCGGTCTACCAGGACCTGGCGACCGTCCCGCTGATGCCGGTGTGGCGCAACTTCTTCCTCGGCTCGGAGACGACCAAGGGCCCCTGGCCCCTGCGCCGCCTGGACATCGCCGGCATGAAGAAGACCGCGGACGAGGAACTGCGCAACATGGGCATCGTCCTGGACGACCTCGAGCAGCCCATCGGCACCCTGTCCGGCGGCCAGCGCCAGTGCGTCGCCATCGCCCGCGCCGTCTACTTCGGCGCCCGCGTGCTGATCCTGGACGAGCCCACGGCCGCACTCGGCGTCAAGCAGTCCGGCGTGGTGCTCAAGTACATCGCCGCCGCCCGCGACCGCGGCCTGGGCGTCATCTTCATCACCCACAACCCGCACCACGCCTACATGGTCGGTGACCACTTCAGCGTGCTGCGCCTGGGCACCCTGGAGTTGTCCGCCTCCCGCAGCGAGGTCAGCCTCGAGGAACTGACCAACCACATGGCCGGCGGCGCCGAACTCGCCGCACTCAAACACGAACTCGCCCAGGTACGAGGCGTCGACACCGAGGAACTCCCCGAGGAGAGCGCCCTCACGGCACCCGTCGCCCCTTCCCCGGAAGGAACCCCCTGA
- a CDS encoding ABC transporter permease, which translates to MSMAQHAEPAVGTTPPASGPKDTDGRTARRPLALRLLARPEVGVFLGAAAVLVFFLVVAPSVRQGSSMATVLYQSSTIGIMALPVALLMIGGEFDLSSGVAVISSALTASMLSYQLTLNVWTGVIVALAVSLAIGFFNGWMVVKTGLPSFLITLGTFLILQGVNLAVTKLVTGNVATDDISDMDGFNQARKVFASSFDVGGVQVKITVVWWLVFAALATWVLLRTRYGNWIFAVGGNKESARAVGVPVTFTKISLFMLVGFGAWFVGMHNLFSFNTVQSGEGIGNELIYIAAAVIGGCLLTGGAGSAIGPVFGAFMFGMVNQGIVYAGWNPDWFKAFLGVMLLGAVLINLWVQRTATRR; encoded by the coding sequence ATGAGCATGGCCCAGCACGCCGAACCGGCCGTCGGGACGACACCGCCGGCGTCCGGTCCCAAGGACACCGACGGCCGTACCGCCCGGCGCCCGCTGGCGCTGCGGCTGCTGGCCCGGCCGGAGGTGGGCGTCTTCCTCGGCGCCGCGGCCGTCCTGGTCTTCTTCCTGGTCGTCGCGCCCTCGGTCCGCCAGGGCAGCTCGATGGCGACGGTCCTCTACCAGTCCTCGACCATCGGCATCATGGCCCTCCCGGTGGCCCTGCTGATGATCGGCGGCGAGTTCGACCTGTCCTCCGGCGTCGCGGTGATCTCCTCCGCCCTCACCGCGAGCATGCTCAGCTATCAACTGACCCTGAACGTGTGGACGGGCGTGATCGTCGCCCTGGCCGTGTCCCTCGCGATCGGCTTCTTCAACGGCTGGATGGTGGTGAAGACCGGCCTGCCCAGCTTCCTCATCACGCTGGGCACCTTCCTGATCCTGCAGGGCGTGAACCTGGCGGTGACCAAGCTGGTCACCGGCAACGTCGCAACCGACGACATCAGCGACATGGACGGCTTCAACCAGGCCAGGAAGGTCTTCGCCTCGTCGTTCGACGTCGGCGGGGTGCAGGTGAAGATCACCGTGGTGTGGTGGCTGGTCTTCGCGGCCCTGGCCACGTGGGTGCTGCTGCGGACCAGGTACGGCAACTGGATCTTCGCGGTCGGCGGAAACAAGGAAAGTGCGCGGGCCGTCGGTGTGCCGGTGACCTTCACGAAGATCTCGCTGTTCATGCTGGTCGGCTTCGGTGCCTGGTTCGTGGGCATGCACAACCTGTTCTCCTTCAACACGGTGCAGTCCGGTGAGGGCATCGGCAACGAGCTGATCTACATCGCCGCGGCGGTGATCGGCGGGTGTCTGCTGACCGGTGGCGCCGGCTCCGCGATCGGCCCGGTCTTCGGCGCGTTCATGTTCGGCATGGTCAACCAGGGCATCGTCTACGCGGGCTGGAACCCCGACTGGTTCAAGGCCTTCCTCGGCGTGATGCTGCTCGGCGCCGTACTGATCAATCTGTGGGTCCAGCGCACGGCGACGCGGAGGTAA